A stretch of the Vigna radiata var. radiata cultivar VC1973A chromosome 9, Vradiata_ver6, whole genome shotgun sequence genome encodes the following:
- the LOC106774330 gene encoding uncharacterized protein LOC106774330: MRGLFLPWNPLRFHTLTFTSLPNRALTLSASLESLSQVSARERRRERSERRERKSGTNWREEVEMKLIEKPKKKGSWMDELNLDNLAKLGPQWWVIRVLRIRGHEIAQLLARSLALNYPDVEFKIYVPSVNEKRRLKNGSYSVKPRQLFPGCVFLRCVMNKELHDFIREYDGVGGFIGSTVGNTKRQINRPKPLSAEDVDAIFRQAKEEQEKTDQAFEGEEKRAALVSGIRYTELEPDDVLNAIVDTKSKGRHRKTSDQVTVKEASSNRNKYKLLVPGSTVHVVSGTFSGFTGTLKKLNRKTKMATVHFTLFGKENIADIDVNEIGLETNRGL, from the exons ATGAGAGGATTGTTTCTCCCATGGAATCCATTGCGCTTCCACACTCTCACTTTTACATCCCTTCCAAACAGAGCCTTAACCCTCTCAGCTTCCTTGGAGTCCCTCTCTCAGGTGAGCGCGCGTGAGAGGAGGCGCGAGAGGAgcgagagaagagagagaaagagcgGCACCAACTGGAGGGAGGAGGTGGAGATGAAACTCATCGAGAAGCCGAAGAAGAAAGGTTCGTGGATGGACGAACTGAACCTGGACAACCTCGCCAAGTTGGGTCCTCAATGGTGGGTCATTCGTGTTTTGAGGATTAGGGGTCACGAAATCGCGCAACTCCTCGCTCGCTCCCTCGCTCTAAACTACCCCGACGTCGAATTTAAG ATATATGTTCCATCCGTCAATGAGAAAAGGAGATTGAAGAATGGTTCCTACTCTGTTAAACCAAGGCAATTGTTCCCAGGATGTGTTTTCTTGAGATGTGTGATGAACAAAGAATTACATGACTTCATAAGAGAGTATGATGGTGTTGGAGGATTTATTGGTTCCACAGTTGGAAACAC AAAGAGACAGATCAATAGACCTAAGCCATTATCTGCCGAAGATGTGGATGCAATCTTCAGACAAGcaaaagaagaacaagaaaaaactGACCAAGCTTTTGagggagaagagaaaagagcTGCTCTAGTCTCTGGGATTCGTTATACAGAATTGGAACCCGATGATGTTTTGAATGCTATTGTTGATACAAAATCTAAAGGGAGGCATAGGAAAACTTCTGACCAGGTCACAGTCAAAGAGGCCTCTTCTAATCGAAACAAATATAAACTCCTTGTTCCAGGTTCCACTGTTCATGTTGTATCTGGAACCTTTTCAGGGTTTACAGGCACCCTCAAGAAGCTGAATCGAAAAACTAAAATG GCTACTGTGCATTTCACTCTATTTGGGAAAGAGAACATAGCAGACATAGATGTTAATGAAATTGGTCTGGAGACAAACCGTGGCCTGTAG
- the LOC106773532 gene encoding lectin-like protein LEC — protein sequence MAAPSTSNYFRVFTFSILFFKTLAFDPIPLFSYAEFGKDLKFKPNVALFGNAKVVNDGSGIHFSGSGSSDTGRVMYKKPIKLFQGKPRQLVSISTYFAFSISVDMGGGLAFVMVPKGSVSDVFYQSSSGLNDRNYEVIGVEFSASGGGRNGVSSACNVTINVGGSVVAKISNKLALTSGEKLHAWIDYEASSRRLEVRLSQHGKSRPSVPLLWRSIDLSNVLKENEMFAGISSVKGNDSQACFLYSWSFVLRSFPHSMHSEPLDPKVFVKSTESPVVKQRSDCFLRVLAAMIFGTGCGALTAFIVLYLWTIFGNKRAVVPEETVMQPVDVEYRKVKIVVDKTIQDSKN from the coding sequence ATGGCAGCACCTTCTACTTCCAATTACTTCAGGGTCTTCACTTTCTCcattttattcttcaaaacCCTAGCATTTGACCCGATTCCTTTGTTTTCTTACGCTGAATTTGGTAAAGATCTGAAATTTAAGCCCAACGTGGCCCTTTTTGGTAATGCAAAAGTTGTCAATGACGGGTCTGGGATTCATTTCTCTGGTTCTGGGAGTTCAGACACTGGGAGAGTCATGTACAAGAAACCCATCAAGCTTTTTCAAGGTAAGCCAAGACAATTAGTGTCAATTTCTACTTACTTTGCATTTTCAATCTCAGTGGACATGGGAGGTGGTTTGGCTTTTGTTATGGTTCCAAAGGGTTCTGTAAGTGATGTGTTTTATCAAAGTTCTTCTGGGTTAAATGATAGAAATTATGAAGTTATTGGTGTTGAGTTTAGTGCTTCAGGGGGTGGTAGAAATGGGGTTTCTTCTGCTTGTAATGTGACCATTAATGTTGGTGGTTCAGTTGTTGCTAAAATAAGTAACAAATTGGCTTTAACAAGTGGAGAAAAGTTGCATGCTTGGATTGACTATGAAGCTAGTTCTAGGCGCTTAGAAGTTAGATTGAGTCAGCATGGAAAATCAAGGCCTTCTGTTCCACTGCTATGGCGCTCAATTGACTTGTCAAATGTGTTGAAGGAGAATGAAATGTTTGCGGGTATTAGTTCTGTGAAGGGGAATGATTCTCAAGCATGTTTTCTCTATTCATGGAGCTTTGTTCTGAGGAGTTTTCCACATTCAATGCATTCAGAGCCTCTGGATCCAAAGGTGTTTGTTAAAAGCACTGAAAGTCCGGTGGTTAAACAAAGGAGTGATTGCTTCTTAAGAGTTCTTGCTGCAATGATATTTGGTACTGGATGTGGAGCTTTGACAGCATTTATCGTGCTTTACTTATGGACCATCTTTGGTAATAAACGTGCAGTAGTGCCAGAGGAGACTGTTATGCAACCTGTAGATGTTGAGTATAGGAAAGTCAAAATTGTTGTAGATAAAACCATCCAAGACAGTAAGAATTAG
- the LOC106774069 gene encoding tubulin beta-2 chain → MREILHIQGGQCGNQIGAKFWEVVCAEHGIDPTGRYGGDSELQLERINVYYNEASCGRFVPRAVLMDLEPGTMDSVRSGPYGQIFRPDNFVFGQSGAGNNWAKGHYTEGAELIDSVLDVVRKEAENCDCLQGFQVCHSLGGGTGSGMGTLLISKIREEYPDRMMLTFSVFPSPKVSDTVVEPYNATLSVHQLVENADECMVLDNEALYDICFRTLKLTTPSFGDLNHLISATMSGVTCCLRFPGQLNSDLRKLAVNLIPFPRLHFFMVGFAPLTSRGSQQYRALSVPELTQQMWDAKNMMCAADPRHGRYLTASAMFRGKMSTKEVDEQMINVQNKNSSYFVEWIPNNVKSTVCDIPPTGLKMASTFIGNSTSIQEMFRRVSEQFTAMFRRKAFLHWYTGEGMDEMEFTEAESNMNDLVSEYQQYQDATAEDDEYEEEEEEEEYAHEM, encoded by the exons ATGCGTGAGATCCTTCACATTCAGGGTGGCCAGTGCGGTAATCAGATCGGTGCCAAGTTCTGGGAAGTGGTTTGTGCGGAGCATGGCATCGACCCCACTGGAAGGTACGGTGGGGACTCGGAGCTGCAGCTCGAGAGGATCAATGTTTACTACAACGAGGCCAGTTGCGGCCGGTTCGTGCCGCGAGCTGTTCTCATGGACCTTGAACCGGGCACCATGGACAGCGTCCGGTCTGGACCGTACGGTCAGATCTTCAGACCCGACAACTTTGTTTTTGGGCAGTCTGGTGCAGGGAACAACTGGGCCAAGGGGCATTACACCGAGGGTGCTGAACTGATTGATTCTGTGCTGGATGTTGTGCGAAAGGAGGCGGAGAACTGTGATTGCTTGCAGG GTTTCCAAGTATGCCACTCACTGGGTGGTGGAACTGGATCAGGAATGGGTACCCTGTTGATTTCTAAGATAAGGGAAGAATACCCAGATAGGATGATGCTTACTTTCTCAGTTTTTCCTTCTCCTAAGGTTTCTGATACTGTGGTGGAACCCTACAATGCTACTCTCTCAGTTCACCAGCTTGTTGAAAATGCAGATGAGTGCATGGTGCTAGATAATGAAGCCTTGTACGACATTTGCTTCCGTACCCTCAAGCTAACAACTCCGAGCT TTGGTGACTTGAACCATTTGATCTCAGCAACCATGTCTGGTGTCACCTGTTGTTTACGGTTCCCTGGTCAACTTAACTCTGATCTGAGAAAGCTTGCAGTGAACCTCATTCCCTTCCCCCGCCTCCACTTTTTCATGGTGGGATTTGCTCCATTGACATCCCGTGGCTCTCAGCAGTACAGGGCCCTGAGTGTTCCAGAACTCACACAGCAAATGTGGGATGCCAAGAACATGATGTGCGCTGCTGACCCTCGCCATGGCCGATACCTCACTGCCTCAGCCATGTTTAGAGGCAAAATGAGTACCAAGGAGGTTGATGAACAGATGATCAATGTGCAGAACAAGAACTCCTCATACTTTGTGGAATGGATTCCCAACAATGTGAAGTCCACAGTTTGTGACATTCCCCCCACAGGCTTGAAGATGGCCTCTACTTTCATTGGCAACTCTACTTCTATTCAGGAAATGTTCCGCAGAGTGAGTGAGCAATTCACTGCTATGTTCAGGAGAAAGGCTTTCTTGCATTGGTACACTGGTGAGGGCATGGATGAGATGGAGTTCACTGAGGCCGAAAGCAACATGAACGATCTTGTATCGGAGTATCAACAGTACCAGGATGCCACTGCTGAGGATGATGAGTatgaggaggaagaggaggaggaagagtaTGCACATGaaatgtga